The following proteins come from a genomic window of Hypanus sabinus isolate sHypSab1 chromosome 9, sHypSab1.hap1, whole genome shotgun sequence:
- the LOC132399217 gene encoding uncharacterized protein LOC132399217, whose protein sequence is MRNQGCAEILIGFGKGCSTGTILTDQGKDITVLRNQPYRTNVAKKLECRIPLGARPMHKSTLILEGPEAAIDYTSSYNQCFTNQKIQPIIKHTGYPDEIKHLGMNIGRKGHSTTHKEAFCLKEFMPHSILNKESMENRTKGAQGLAMKEITNPTGSSQNYSTSYSSAHDIRCLDPSSCANISEFHPKRRTHNIITGEELSNVHLTNYKRKSEEWLQQYSRRRCALSPGKKSLSRSAGDRSHLVPRDKMRM, encoded by the exons ATGAGAAatcaaggatgtgctgaaatctTGATTGGCTTTGGCAAGGGCTGCAGCACTGGCACCATTCTCACTGATCAAGGCAAAGATATCACTGTTCTCAGAAATCAGCCTTACAGGACAAATGTTGCAAAGAAGTTAGAGTGTAGGATCCCTCTTGGTGCCAGACCAATGCATAAAAGTACACTGATACTGGAAGGGCCAGAGGCTGCTATAGATTATACAAGCTCTTATAACCAA TGTTTCACTAATCAGAAAATACAACCTATTATCAAACATACTGGTTACCCTGAtgaaataaaacatctgggtATGAATATAGGAAGAAAAGGACACTCAACTACTCACAAAGAAGCATTCTGTTTGAAAGAATTTATGCCT CACAGCATTCTAAATAAAGAGTCAATGGAAAATCGGACCAAAGGTGCTCAGGGCCTAGCAATGAAAGAAATAACCAACCCAACAGGATCAAGTCAAAATTATTCCACATCTTATTCTTCTGCACATGATATCAGATGCTTGGATCCATCATCCTGTGCTAATATTTCTGAATTTCATCCAAAGAGGCGTACTCACAATATCATTACTG GCGAAGAATTATCCAATGTTCATCTAACAAACTACAAGAGGAAGTCAGAAGAATGGCTACAGCAATATTCAAGGAGACGT TGTGCACTCAGCCCAGGCAAGAAAAGTCTTTCAAGGTCAGCAGGGGACAGAAGCCATTTGGTACCCAGAGACAAGATGAGGATGTAA
- the LOC132399218 gene encoding small ribosomal subunit protein uS8, with protein sequence MHRALPFLLFPPYLRTGIMVRMNVLADALTSINNAEKRGKRQVLIRPCSKVIVRFLTVMMKHGYIGEFEIIDDHRGGKIVVNLTGRLNKCGVISPRFDVQVKELERWQNSLLPSRQFGYLVLTTSAGIMDHEEAKRKHTGGKILGFFF encoded by the exons ATGCACCGCgcgctccccttcctcctctttcCGCCATATTTACGAACCG GCATTATGGTGCGCATGAACGTTCTTGCCGATGCCCTTACAAGCATCAACAATGCAGAGAAACGTGGAAAACGCCAGGTTCTCATCCGCCCATGCTCCAAAGTGATTGTGAGGTTCCTGACTGTAATGATGAAGCACG GCTACATTGGAGAATTTGAAATTATCGACGATCACAGGGGTGGAAAAATTGTTGTTAATctcacagggagactgaacaag TGTGGTGTCATCAGCCCCAGATTTGATGTTCAAGTAAAGGAGCTGGAAAGGTGGCAGAATAGTCTTTTGCCTTCCCGTCAGTTTGG GTACCTCGTTCTCACGACCTCAGCTGGCATCATGGACCATGAAGAGGCCAAACGAAAACACACAGGAGGAAAAATCTTGGGATTCTTTTTCTAA